Within the Bacteroidia bacterium genome, the region TGAGTTGATGAGGGAGACATTGGCGAATGCAATCGGATATTCTGAAGAAATATCGATTACCTCTCCATAGATTGTTCCCTTAAAGTCCTGAGATATAAGCATCAAGCAAGATATCAGTAGGTAATTAGTGAGGATTAGCGTTTTGAGATTCATAAGATTAAATAAAATTTCAAGCAAATATAACAAGTGTTATATAACATATGTTATAAATACAGGAAATTTTTTAAAAGGTTGCTTATATGAGATTTTCTTTTCTCATCGTGTCCATAATTACGGTGGTTCCCATATCCAGAATCATGTTTTTGATGTCTTCATCACTCCTGTCAGAATTGAGGTCTTTGATGATAAGGCTGGCATAGCCATAGGAGAAGGTCCACATTTTCTCCAGAAGATTGTCTTTACCCCTGGAAGACAATTTGGCAAACCTCTCGTCATCGTCTACAGCTTTCCGCAGATCATCCAGAAATTCTGCAACAAACTGTTTATTCAGTTCAGAATGATCGAAGAAGGCGGTGAATAGGTGAGGGTAGTCCCTGGCGAAAAGAGTAAAACCATAGCCCATATTTCTGAACACAAATTCGCTATAAGGAATACGTGTATGTGCCAGCAATCTCTTTTTGATTTTGAGGAGAACCTCCGTATAAAGAGAGTCACTGTCTGAAAAATAGCTGTAGATAGGCTGTGTGGATGCTTTTAGGTGTTTAGCTACATTCCGCATCGAATAGGCGGCCTTGCCTTTTTGATGGATCAGGTCAACAGCTGCATCTATGATTTGCTCTCTGTCATATTGATTTTTTCTTGGCATAGATAAAAAGATAGGGACACATGATGATGTGCCCCTGTATATTAATTATTTATAAATTTTTATGCATTGCTTTTTGCCTCTTCAACTTTTCTACTTCCTTCCCTCTTGGTATCCTTAAACATCAGCGCAAAGAATATGAGGACAATAAATGATAGCAAAGCAGGAACCATCCAGGCACTTTGCCAGTCATGTGGGATGCTTCCTTCTGTTTTATAATAATCAACTACCACTCCGGATAGCCAGGTTCCGATGAACATTCCCAGTCCATAAGTTGCAAAAGTTATCAAACCTTGTGCAGAACCTTTGAGATGTTCCGGGGCTTCTTCATCAACATAAATCTGACCTGTTACAAAAAAGAAATCATAACATATCCCATGAAGGATGATACCTCCGTAGAGCATCCAAACCATAGTATCATTATCCCCATAGGCAAATAGGACATATCTCAATGCCCAGGCAGCCATACCGATCAGAACCATTTTCTTTACCCCCAATCGGACAAATAGGAGCGGCATGATTAACAAGAATATAATCTCGGACATTTGCCCCATGGTCATTTTTCCCGCCGCATTTTCTACGCCCAATTCATTCAGGAAGGGGTTTGCAAATCCATAGTAAAAGGAAAGCGGGATACAAATAAGCACAGAAGAAATCACCATGACGGCGAAGGAGCGCTTTTTCATCAAACTCAGCGCATCCAGACCGAGGACTTCGCGAGCTGTAACTTTCTCCCCTTTTGCTTTAGGGGGCGTATTAGGAAGACTAAAGCTAAATAAGCCCATAAAGAGAGCCATAGCTGCGCCTAATTGAAATTGTTGCTTAGAATCTTCAATTGCCATGTAGCCAATGATAAGACCAATTACAATCCATCCAATAGTACCCAGAACCCGTACCCCCGGAAATTCCTTATCCGGATTATCCATATGTGAAAAACAGATAGAATTGGTAAGTGCTATAGTCGGCATATAGGTGATGGTATATAGCAATAAAAGAGGGTAGAAGCTGCCAAAGTCCGTTGATTCTGATACCAAATACATCAAACCTGCACCGACCAGGTGTAAAATTCCCAGCATCTTCTGAGAGGCCACAAATTTGTCCACAAACATTCCCACAAAGAAGGGCGAAATCATAGCAGCAATGGCTCCTGCACCATAGGCAAGTCCGATTTGGGTTCCACTAAATCCCAGGGTTTGTCCCAAATAAGTTCCCATAGTCACATACCAGGTTCCCCAAACAAAGTAGTTGAAAAACATCATGGCAGAGAGCTGAAGGCGTAGTCGTAGTTTCATATGTAGTAATTATAGATAGGAAAGATAGTAAAAATGAGGGAGTGAGTTGGATGTGGCAAGCTTAATTTTACTTTTGGTTCAAAAAGATCTGTTTTTTTGAGCTTGAGGCTGGCCTAGAAACTATACCAGATCGGGGAAGACCAGGCCCTTTCCTGAATGATCGCCTCAACTCCTTCGGGAATTTCTCTTCCCATATTTTTTGCATCAAAGGCTGCAATGCCTGGCGTCGGGATTTCCAGCACACGTAGATAATAGACCGCTCGTTCATTTGGGTTAAAATCAGGATCAGTCCAGAGTCCTTTTAGTTCCACTTGCCCGAATTCATTGCTATATGTACAAGCTTGCAAGTCTACGGTAGAGGTTATAGGAGGAATTTTCCCCTTTGCATCCAGCTTGCGTTGCTCAGGATGTGCCCAAACGACATTATAAACCTTCTCATGGGTTTTTCCATCTTCATCCAACCATCCCTTAACAATCTGTATGCGATCCAGATGAGCAGCATCTGGGTCTTTTATGGCCCATACGAGGAATTGGGGAAGCTTATTTCCAGTTGTGGGGCGGGGAGGCAGGTCTTTTCCCATAGCAACTCCCAGGCTATATCCCACTTTTACCAATGATTCTTCCAGGGAATTTTTCGGGAAATCCCAGCTGCCAAAGAAGCGAACTTGCATACGGCTTCCAGAGGTAGCAAAAACCTCTCGACTTTCCAGGGCATTGAAGATATTTTCTCTCGTATTGGATTCTGCCCAAACCCCTGCCAAACCTCCAGCAGTCTTATAGGTCTTGTTTATACTTCTGCTCCGATTTTCCTCCCAGTGATTGAGTCTTTTTGTATAGTAATTTTTATTCTGCGATAATTGATTTTCACGGGTATCTGACAGGCCTACATGGGAATCTGTACTTCCGATTAGTCCATATTTGAAGGGATTTTCTCCGATTCTTTCTTCCTGTACCAAGCCATCCTTTAAGGCTTGCCGTACATAACTGCCCCTGTAATTATCTGCTGCATAATTCGAATCAAAGCCAAAAACCTCCTGATACAGGCTAAAATCTGCGAATTCGTCCTCTGAGGATAAAACAGGGTGAGTCATTGCCTGCCCTTTTTCCTGGACTACTTCGCTCACTGGTTCATTTCTCATCCGCATTTGGGCATAGTCTGCATCAAATTCATAGCCTTTGAGGGTATAATTGGCATACATCATTCCATCACTCATGTTTCCATTATGAGGAATGGCCATAACTTTTACTCCTTTTTCTCGCTGCCGATCCATCCAGGCCCATAGGTCTTCCGGGTCCTTGGAATCCAGAGAAGAGTAGGGGAGTTCAGGGATTTTTCCATTGCCAAAAAGGACAATTCTATGCAGATTTCGTGCAGAGCGATATTTTAAACTTACGGGCAAAACCGAAGTCCATTCATAGCCAGCAAAAGCTGTGAAAGTACCGGGATCATTATAGGTATTGGCCAAATCTACCATCTCTTTCCAGGCCTGGGTCTGCATTTCTGGCTTATAAATACTCTGAAGGGGAGTACCAATGACCATAGAGCGGCCCACGATTAAAAAAGCTTCACTCGTGTTCAGGCTTCTGGATAAGTTTAATAAGGATTTTTCTGCCAAAAGTGCGTCAACGAGGTCATCTTCGGGCGTATTTTGTAAAACTCCCATGTACTCGGCATGATCGGTTACTGCCAGAAAATCCAGGGGTCTGTCCAGCCAGACTTTTTCTCCGCCCGGCAATAAAACAGTATCACCTCGGGCAAATCGATAAGAATCCTCCGGTAAAACTTGACGAAAATCTCTCACATATGCATCGAAAGAATATGCTGTATGCAAATGAAGGTCTCCGAAATAAGCATTTTTCTCAGCTTTTGGTTCTGCAAGGGAAGTAGGTGTCTTCTCCAGGGTTTCAAATTCCATTTCAACCCGCTGGCGATTGTCTTCTTGATCCTGACAGGAAATGGAAAGCATACAGAGAATAAGGAGACTTGAGACTAGCTTCCTCTTACCTAGCTTTTTCAGGCCAAAATCAATCAGGAGATAAAGCAGAAATCCAAAAATGAATACTTCTGCCAGTGTCATAGGACCGAAGTAGGGCAGGAATTTGAGCAGGAAAAAGTTCGCATGTTTTTCGGGTGGGATAAAGTGAGTGAGGCAATTGCTGAAAGAAAATGCGCTGATTATCAGGTAGATATATTTTCTGGCTCCTTTCTCCTGCCGCATATACAAACCCAAAAACAAGAAAAACATAGCAAAGGCATAAGTCAATGAAGTCTGATAGTTGGCGACATAGGCATAGCTTTGCGTAAAGGCCATCCAAAGTCCGACTAAAGCTCCGATTGTCAGTATGCCCAATCGGTGTTTGGAGTTAAAGCTTTGCTTTAAGCGCTTTTTCAACATCATGGAAACACCTACTGAAATCAAGATTGAGCTTAGAAAGAGAATAATACCATTACTTAAGTCAGCATTACCGCTAAGTTTCAGCAGGAAATTTTGCCATATCCCGTAATGGTAGCTGGGGAAAATCTGGATTGCCTCTCCTAAAATGGGATAGGAATCCATGAAGATGAGGTTGAAGCTAAACGCAAATACCAGCATGACATTGAGTACCAATGCGATTAGGAATGTCAATGGCTGAAGTAGTAGTTTCATATGTCTTAGGCTAAAGGCTCTTTTCAGAGGTAACACTTGCCTGCTCCGCGATAAGTAGGTACTGATTTAATAATTTTTCCTTCCCTAACAAAATGGAGCTCATTGAACCTTTCGCAAAGTTCTCCTGCCTTACAATGTCTAAAGAATATAGGATCACCGATTTCCAGTTTTTCAGTTCCTCTATAATAAAGGGGCGTTTGTACCTCTCCTGCTCCCTCATTTTTATCCATCTTCAAACCTTGAGGTAAATAGGGAAGGGGAGCTTTTACTGCTTCGATTCCTCCTGAGGCTATATATCCACCCCCATGGCAGGTATACATGCCTTCTTTGGGTATTCTGGAGATAGGGATAGCAAATGCTGCCGCTGCAGCCAATTGAAAATGGGAATAATAATCGAATAAGTGCGAATTGAAGAAACCTGAGCCTACCGTAACTTCCGTAACTCCTTCTTCCTCTATAGTACTTTCTATGCTGCCGGTTCCTCCTCCATTTACAAATTTCAGTTTGAAGCCCTTTTCTTTGATCAGCGAAAGAGCTTTTGCTCTTCTGTCAGCTACCTTGGGGATGGATTTTTTCTGGAGAAAGCTGATAATACGATTCATCAGGGCTTTTCCTTTCATTTGATTTCCCAATCCGGCAATTTGAGCCTCATAGCCCATCAATCCATCTAGTCGCATATGTTTAAAGCTGGCTATAGCATCTAAAAGTGCTTCCAGCTTCGCCTGATCATTGATCGGAGATCGCCAAACCCCAAAATGCAAACTCCCAAAGTCTATCGACATATCCATGTCAATGCAAACAGGTATCCGAATACCCAGTTTTTTCCCAATCGGCTCAATGATTTCCAGGTGTTTGGGGGTATCGATCATTAGGCAGAGGTATTTCCCTGCTTTGATTTCCTCAGCTATGGCTTCGATTTGAATGGGATCGCTGATGGGATAACCCATGAGGATATCGTCAAAGCCTTCCTTACTCAAAGCGACAGCTTCTTCTCCATAAAAAGCCATAATTCCCTGAAATTGAGAGCTTTTGGCAAAAATATAGCGCATGACTTCACTACAGCGAATGGATTTTGAAGCAATACGGATTTGAGTTGATGCTGCCCGGGCCAGATTTGCCTCGATATTTTTATCCAGCAAATCCATATCAACAAAAGCTAAAGGCAGTCGCTGATCGGCAAATATCTTCTTGTAGTAGGAGTAGTCGGACATGGTTATTTAGGGAAGGTAAATTACGATTTGTCGATGAAAGATCGAAGTAAGTAAGAGGGCGATATCAATCACCGCTTACAAAAGAAGAGAAGTCTTGCAACAGAAAATTGATATCTTCTACCAGGCATTTGCTGGAATTTCAGCCTTTTATTTCACCCCAAACAATCCCCTCAAATAATCATTTAAAAATACCCCATTCGGATCTTGCTCTTTACGATGCTTGAGGAAGGTATCAAATTCAGGATAAGCATTTCGTACATCTTCAGCGCTGAAAGTATTCATCTTCCCCCAATGCGGACGTCCTCCATAGGCTTTAAAAATTTCTTCAAGCTCCTTAAAAAAAGGCTTGCAATCCTTTTTGTTATACATATGGCAGGCGATATAGGCAGAATCTCTTCCGTAAGCTGGACTCATATAGATATCATCCGCTCTGACAAAACGATTTTCTATGGGAAAATGGACCGGATATTTACCCGAACTGACCACTTTCAGCACTTCCTTGATTACCTCTCCATGAACTTCAGCGGGAATATTGTATTCCATTTCATTAAAGCGAACCAGGCGCTTGGTCGCATAGACCTTATGGCTATGTTTGACCTTTTTCAAGGTAGGAATGGATGAAACGGAAATTTTGGAGACCGCTTTATTTTGGGAGGGAAAGAAACGAGCAAGTTCGCAAAGGACTTTAAAGGCATAATTTTCCAGGACATACTCCGTCAGGGTATTGATGATGTTGTCCTTATCGGCTTGGGCATCCGCTTTATTGGAGGATTTTGTCCAAACCCGATTGCTGTAGGGGAAACAATAGAATTCGAAATTCCGATTTTGCTCATTCCGCTCAGAGATGCTCCCCAAAACTTCCTCCAGGCTTTCCTGGCGGTTCCACAGTTCCAGTTTGTAGGCGGGGACACATTGCAAGCTAACTTCCGTAATCACTCCTAAAGCTCCCATAGATACCTGGGCAGCTTTGAACAGTTCCTTATTTTCTAGTTCAGAGCAAGAAATGATTTCTCCTCTTCCATTGACAAATTTAAGGGCCTTTACCTGGGTGCTAATTGTGCCAAAAGCAGTACCTGTACCATGTGTACCTGTTGAAATCGTTCCGGCAATGGATTGTACGTCTATATCTCCCAGGTTTTCCATGGCCAAT harbors:
- a CDS encoding TetR/AcrR family transcriptional regulator; the encoded protein is MPRKNQYDREQIIDAAVDLIHQKGKAAYSMRNVAKHLKASTQPIYSYFSDSDSLYTEVLLKIKKRLLAHTRIPYSEFVFRNMGYGFTLFARDYPHLFTAFFDHSELNKQFVAEFLDDLRKAVDDDERFAKLSSRGKDNLLEKMWTFSYGYASLIIKDLNSDRSDEDIKNMILDMGTTVIMDTMRKENLI
- a CDS encoding nucleoside permease, producing the protein MKLRLRLQLSAMMFFNYFVWGTWYVTMGTYLGQTLGFSGTQIGLAYGAGAIAAMISPFFVGMFVDKFVASQKMLGILHLVGAGLMYLVSESTDFGSFYPLLLLYTITYMPTIALTNSICFSHMDNPDKEFPGVRVLGTIGWIVIGLIIGYMAIEDSKQQFQLGAAMALFMGLFSFSLPNTPPKAKGEKVTAREVLGLDALSLMKKRSFAVMVISSVLICIPLSFYYGFANPFLNELGVENAAGKMTMGQMSEIIFLLIMPLLFVRLGVKKMVLIGMAAWALRYVLFAYGDNDTMVWMLYGGIILHGICYDFFFVTGQIYVDEEAPEHLKGSAQGLITFATYGLGMFIGTWLSGVVVDYYKTEGSIPHDWQSAWMVPALLSFIVLIFFALMFKDTKREGSRKVEEAKSNA
- a CDS encoding DUF3604 domain-containing protein — translated: MKLLLQPLTFLIALVLNVMLVFAFSFNLIFMDSYPILGEAIQIFPSYHYGIWQNFLLKLSGNADLSNGIILFLSSILISVGVSMMLKKRLKQSFNSKHRLGILTIGALVGLWMAFTQSYAYVANYQTSLTYAFAMFFLFLGLYMRQEKGARKYIYLIISAFSFSNCLTHFIPPEKHANFFLLKFLPYFGPMTLAEVFIFGFLLYLLIDFGLKKLGKRKLVSSLLILCMLSISCQDQEDNRQRVEMEFETLEKTPTSLAEPKAEKNAYFGDLHLHTAYSFDAYVRDFRQVLPEDSYRFARGDTVLLPGGEKVWLDRPLDFLAVTDHAEYMGVLQNTPEDDLVDALLAEKSLLNLSRSLNTSEAFLIVGRSMVIGTPLQSIYKPEMQTQAWKEMVDLANTYNDPGTFTAFAGYEWTSVLPVSLKYRSARNLHRIVLFGNGKIPELPYSSLDSKDPEDLWAWMDRQREKGVKVMAIPHNGNMSDGMMYANYTLKGYEFDADYAQMRMRNEPVSEVVQEKGQAMTHPVLSSEDEFADFSLYQEVFGFDSNYAADNYRGSYVRQALKDGLVQEERIGENPFKYGLIGSTDSHVGLSDTRENQLSQNKNYYTKRLNHWEENRSRSINKTYKTAGGLAGVWAESNTRENIFNALESREVFATSGSRMQVRFFGSWDFPKNSLEESLVKVGYSLGVAMGKDLPPRPTTGNKLPQFLVWAIKDPDAAHLDRIQIVKGWLDEDGKTHEKVYNVVWAHPEQRKLDAKGKIPPITSTVDLQACTYSNEFGQVELKGLWTDPDFNPNERAVYYLRVLEIPTPGIAAFDAKNMGREIPEGVEAIIQERAWSSPIWYSF
- a CDS encoding amino acid deaminase/aldolase is translated as MSDYSYYKKIFADQRLPLAFVDMDLLDKNIEANLARAASTQIRIASKSIRCSEVMRYIFAKSSQFQGIMAFYGEEAVALSKEGFDDILMGYPISDPIQIEAIAEEIKAGKYLCLMIDTPKHLEIIEPIGKKLGIRIPVCIDMDMSIDFGSLHFGVWRSPINDQAKLEALLDAIASFKHMRLDGLMGYEAQIAGLGNQMKGKALMNRIISFLQKKSIPKVADRRAKALSLIKEKGFKLKFVNGGGTGSIESTIEEEGVTEVTVGSGFFNSHLFDYYSHFQLAAAAAFAIPISRIPKEGMYTCHGGGYIASGGIEAVKAPLPYLPQGLKMDKNEGAGEVQTPLYYRGTEKLEIGDPIFFRHCKAGELCERFNELHFVREGKIIKSVPTYRGAGKCYL
- a CDS encoding D-arabinono-1,4-lactone oxidase translates to MRNWSGSVQWQPTQVLKPDSEQSIQEIVQKAAENKQSIRLIGTGHSFTRLCETNEILMSLDNYQGLISVDKDKMMAKVKGGTKLHYLGELLYAEGLAMENLGDIDVQSIAGTISTGTHGTGTAFGTISTQVKALKFVNGRGEIISCSELENKELFKAAQVSMGALGVITEVSLQCVPAYKLELWNRQESLEEVLGSISERNEQNRNFEFYCFPYSNRVWTKSSNKADAQADKDNIINTLTEYVLENYAFKVLCELARFFPSQNKAVSKISVSSIPTLKKVKHSHKVYATKRLVRFNEMEYNIPAEVHGEVIKEVLKVVSSGKYPVHFPIENRFVRADDIYMSPAYGRDSAYIACHMYNKKDCKPFFKELEEIFKAYGGRPHWGKMNTFSAEDVRNAYPEFDTFLKHRKEQDPNGVFLNDYLRGLFGVK